One Arachis hypogaea cultivar Tifrunner chromosome 18, arahy.Tifrunner.gnm2.J5K5, whole genome shotgun sequence genomic window, GTgttattactaaaaattaattaattgatgttgtctaatttcttaaaataaacagttattttagaaaaaaagttACATATAAATAACAAATACAAACAACAATGAGTGATCTTAtacacaatttaaaaaataaaaatataggatAATTTACCTACATAAATTAAAACAACTCCAATTTTATGTGTATTCTCTAAATTCAAAAACTTTACGTGGTTGtctcattgcatatttttatgtaaatcgaattcATCGAATTTGAATTAGGATTGTTAGTACTAAATCGAATATATTTTATTCGAATTGCTTGATTTTGTGGTTCAAACATAAATCGAATTTAAAGAATTCGACTTAGAGTAACTAACAGCAAATCCAATCAACAAGTTTCAATTTTATGGACAAGTTAGTTCTCTCTTAGTAAATCGAATCCATTGAAGTCGATTTACATACAGTGTGCTGATATTGATTCGAATTTCGCCTATAGTAAATCGAAATAAGCGGTTTCGATTTGTCACTGTCACTAAATCGAATCTAATGGCTTCAATTTACAGCCATTGAGAGTCCATATTAAATCGAAACTAATGGAGTCGATTTACTTACAATAGGCCTATATATAGAATTCGAATTCAACTGTTTCGAATTACAATCAACATTCGAAACCCCAACCCCACCACATACAACCCTCCTCAAAGATTTTGGAAAGAAatcccacaaaattcaaatttgtaAACATGGAGGACGATCCAAATCGTATCTATCGGTTAGATGGAGTCGCGCATATTGCCGGTGCTGTCTATGAAGAGATTAGtgaataaaaatttttgttttcaacATAATGTAGTCATGATAGTAATATTAACATACTTCTTGTAGTAGTTGTTTACAGTCCTTAGTTAggaattagaaaattaatttttacaatatAATTGCTGGTTAGAAGTAGTAAGCTATTAGTTAGTTAAATTTTGAGAACTTGAAATGCTACCTAAAATTGTTAGTTAAGATAGTGATTGTAGGTCGTGTTAGATATTTTAAGTTGTTAGTTTTATATTCAGCGAGAAGTAGGTTAGGAGTAGGATTCACTGTAACTAACTGTTGTAGTCATGATGCTGATTAAGTATTGCAATATATTTTATACAttgaagataattttttttttcagagtagTCACGTACTGAAGCCCatttaattttagcattttctcttttgtttgaACGTGTAAAATTCTATGTTTGGGTTTAGCTTTTAATCGAACATTGTTTTGTTATGGCTGTTAAAAAAATTTGCTATCGTTGTGCAGCCTTATCGATGAATCACCAGTATGAGAAGGCAACACGGTATGTCCCTGGATGACAGGATTGTGTCATACTTCCAGATGGCCGGTTTATACTatcttgcaaggctgaacgaGACTTGGTTTAGATTGGATGAGCCACTAGTGAGTGCATTCATGGAGAGATGGCATCTGGAGATGCATACTTTTCACATGTCATTCGGGGAGCGCACTATCACGGTGCAGGATGTAGCATGCCAGTTATGGCTCCCGATCGACGGTCAGTATGTCAGCGGATACCTCATGGATTTTGAGCGACATATCGAAGGTGGTAGTCCAGCATGGGCATGGTTCAAGGAGCTATTGGGTGTTTTACCTCTCGCAAACTGCATTGACAAGTTCAGGGTGAAGTGCACTTGGATGCAAGAGACATTTAGTGAGCTTTCGTAGGATGCAGACGATGAGAAGGTTAGGAGGTGTGTCCGGGCGTATATCATGATGCTCTTATCGATGTAGCTATTTGGTGATAAGTCTGGTACACGTCTTCACATTTGTAGGGTAGCCAGGCTAGAGGACATGAGTCGATATAGTTAGGGGTCTGTTGCTCTGTTATGGTTATATTGGTACATGTGTCGTATGGCCAACATGAATGTCGTCAAGTTAGCCGGTCCATTGTAGCTCCTGTAATCGTGGATCTTCTAGAGGTTCCTTGGTTTCTGACCTGATGGATTTGATGTTTTTCATTGGCCATTGGCGTCGAGGTACTTGTTTTTGGGTTAGGCAACATGTTTTTAATTAGTTATCGGTTTATTTCCGTCGTTgataaaattttttggtttttagatGGTCAGGTTATCAGCCGACGTTTAGTGACAAGAGGCCTTGAGTCGCGCATTAGAGGCTTAGGATAAATTTACTTTAGTCCGAGAATGTGAGTATTTATGGTTTCAATATGTTCATCACTAATATTATGTTGGCACTGTTTACTGTTTATGATGACTAACGATAAGTACTTCTGTTCACAGTTTGTGTGGATGCCATAGTATTTACGATTATTGGATTCCAACACTTTGTAATCAACCCCACGGCGGATGCTATAAGTCTTCACGCTTAACACGACTtcctctttatcctgaaattgctgaccaactTGGAATTCAGATAGAGCTCTTATATTCTGTGTATCTCTGGCCCCGAAACCAACATGTACTCCTAAATCTCCCTGCTGTGCCATAGCATCCAAGTCCAAAGTTGAAAAGTGCGGTGGGTACTAATGAGTTCCTGAACTAGATGCTCCTCCACCCACAACTGGAGTAGTCCTTGctatatcatcatcattatcatctgtTATCGTGGTGAaatccacatcatcatcatcattatgcaGAGCATCTTCGACACCATCCGGTACTCCACCCTCTCTGAAGACCAGGACCATAACAGGAGTTCCGGACGTCGCAATCGCAAACTCATCCAACGGTCCAGTATCACCTATTTTTCCGTCAAGATTGCGATTTAGATTAGCCACAAAGGACGAAGATGCAACTAAAACTGCCTCAGGTGCAATCACTAGCACAGATGACAAGGCAACAAGAGGCATTGAACTACAGTAGGTTGGCATTGCTGAGGATTGAGGATTCCAGTTCGAACCTCCAGAACTTGCAAATTTTCGTCATTGCCTATGACGAATGAATCATACTTCACATCATCGCTCAACACGCAAATCAGGATTCTGTATAATAACTTCTCCACCCGTTTCATGCCATGCAGCCCCAATTTTTGGAGTATAGTATTCTGAAACTCGGTGAAACTCGTCGAAGGTTTGAGAAAAATACCCAGCGGATCCTTATTACTAAATTTAATTTTCGATCGCGTTTTCTTCTTAATCGACTCTCTATAGTGCACCAGAACTAGAAAACTCTTATCACTAGCCATTGTGAGTCCCACTATGGTAAAAAATTCACGTTCAACTCTTATTTATATACATTAGGCATATACTAAATCAAATTAACTCctttcgatatatatatatatatataaaatagtaaaaatcaTAGTAAATTAAAGCCAATCGAGTCGATTTGTCATTAGCCAATACTGAGTATAAATCGAATTCAGTACATTCGATTTACTAATGGAGCTAAATCGAAATTTATTGATTCGATTTAGTAGTGGCTATATAAATCGAAACTGATTGATTCGATTTATTAGTACTTGATCTAATTCAAATTCATTTAATTCGATTTACGTGTGAACTCTAAATCaaataattcgaatcaagtatATTCGATTTAGTGTTATGAAACCTAATtcgaatttaataaatttgatttacATTAAAACATACAAGACATCTACGTAATGTTTTTGGATTTGGGGATACACGTAATTGGTTTCACTTTTGGTGTATGAAGGTTATTtaccaaaaaaatatatcttaagaATATAGAAGGATTTTGGTGAGTGATACATGCACAGAAGGCCTAGAACGTCCCTTTCTTATTGTTGTTCTGCTTTCACTACTGTGAGATTCGATTTATGTCAAAGAGCATAAGCTCAGAAAATGTGAATATGAAATGTGCAGCTGATAAGAGTGAACTTGGACACCCCATAATGTGAAAAATGGACCCTATTCGCCTATATAGATTTGGCTTCGGTTCAGGGTGCTGACTTACTACCACTACTTTCACTATAATTTTTCTGTGTTGTGTGCAAGTGGTGTGTCgggaaagtaaagaaagaaacaagtatATGTGGCTGCTCCTAGAAGATGGAagctataatataattatataggtacaataataataaaatatattatataccaATGACAATGCATTCAAATGTGGCATAGCCATTAAGCTAGATTCATTGTGTTAGTTATTGGGATCACTAATATGAAAGATTGTGACAGTCGGCCAAACCCTATATGCATAGGTCATGGAAGAAGCAGCAGTTTTAAATTTCCAATTTATTTATAGATTATCTTTTCATTATATATGGATTAATTTTGTAGGAGACAAATGGGGCTCATTTTTTTAGATGTTATAAAATGAAGGGTGTAATACGGTAATATTATGTAAATTTAATGTAATATACTTATATGAAACGGAATAATGTTAGAATAAATCGTTACTAATAATTTGAACTAGTGATAAAAAATACACTTGATATATGAGTAACGATTTGATGGAGGACAAAATTGTTTACTCAATAAAAATGAGAGTAACGATTTGTTTTAGAATCACTAACATGAAAAATTGGTACTctcatttttttcaataattcccCACCAATACCATTGATCAATGATTCGACAATTTTtaacttctcttttctcttctctttccactCAAATCCTGATTCacgattttatttaaattatatttaacaatTTATATAAAAACTGTTATTAATTCTATACGTGCATTGCATGTTTAACTCTCATTTTATCTTATTACATCTATCTGAttgtcatattaaaaataaagaacattATTTGTTTGgctaatttcttttctttttatattaggaacaaagaatttataaaaaaggAGAAATTATTTGgaaggttttgtaatttttttaaaacaatacaAATCATGAataatgattttattttaataatcttTTCTAAAACAAATCATTTGTAATGATTTtattttagtgaatttttttattaagtgattttttttaaataaagcacCAATAGAAATTTCCTATTGGATTAATCTCTGCATACAAGTATTTTGCGCTTACAAGCTTTACAAGTTCGAAGAGAACGAAACCCACTAAATGCGCTGTTTATGTTACGTGCCTCTTTAAcagatttttaaatcaattcaaatcaattaacgcgcaaatatataacttccatttttcaaaagatttcgtttctttttacgaatttcttgccaaatttgttggatctccttcttgctttatttttttttcgattttcatggtttctgaaatcaagctttgaaattattttgaagataatataacttcagaaatacacccaaacgattacagaaatacacccaaacaattacagaaatacacctaaaTGGTTAcagaaaggattacagaaatacactcaaacagTTACAGAAATATAATATACCCaaaagatttaagaaatacacccaaaggatttaaaaaatatacccaaaacatgagggagacagtatatttcttcttgaaatcttttaatgttttgctggttaaggatgaggcacatggcagagacaatctagaaaaaaaacctagaagaacagtaaaacagtaccttaaataatgtttcttcatttttgatggagatttgtatcttttcttcttgatttcttctactcttcgtGAGGAGTTGAAACGTGTCTTCAGAATCATAGTTTGTTTCTAATCTCTCTTGAATCTTGACGGTTTgctttttgattgaggaagaagaggaagagtgtgGCATAATGAATGCGTGCGTTGGACGCTCGATTTTAAAGGAGTGGTGCGCGTATTTTTTTCTTAGACTTGGACcaacttgtaagccaaaaagacttgtatatgTAGCAGGCCTCTTTCCTATTACACCATTCTCTAACGATTTCTCTTTACTTACAATTATAGTTATAACAGTATAATTCATCCTTCTTAATTAATATAGCAGTAATACACCAAGCATTTAGTCATAAGAAAAATAATTAGAGGACAAAAAATGTgacaaaattattgaaaaaaacttttatattttaaaattgtctattaatttttttttctagctCCCTTAAgcttttgaaaaatccaaaaattattatttgttacCCAAGATATTTTTTTTCAGACTCAAacttgatattttattttattaaaatcatataaaaaaattttaacttaatattttattttgttaaaattatataaaaaatatcagcttttttaaaaggaaaaaatattttaaatttgtattgaaATTATAATCGCCGCAAACAGTTCTAAATTAACAAATGTACTAATATTGCGGCGGTTTATAACCGCCGATAAAAATGGACTAAATCTTAATACTTGTATATCATGgtggtttaaaaccgccgctaaattaGTTGCCGCAAAATACTGATTTAGTGGCGGTTCCAACGATTACTGAAAATCTTTGCAAAATCTAATTTCCGCGCCGATAACCAGAACGGTCTATTGAGTCGCCAGCCTTTGATTTTACAGTGATTTAAAACTGCtactaatcataaaaaaaaatcgtcACAATGTAGCACCTCTCTTGTAGTGTTGCTCTATTATTATTTACCATCTAAATAAAGCCTTGTTACATATTAAAAAGATGTTTTGATGATCAATAATTTAGGAGACTATAGAGTTCAATTGTGTGTGTGAATAATATGGATGGATACTGGATATACAGTGCAGTTGGCCACAAGAGCAGAATTAGATAAATATTAAAAGAGAATCAGAAATATTTATATaacaaaataagattaaaataaaattaaaaaaattaaactaaaatttatatataatttatatataaaatattaaaatttagctaTGAGGCTCCACCTCTCGTCGGCCAAACCTTGATATTGAAAGCAAAATGGACTAGTGGAGAAAATTTACCTTTCTtccaaaagtaaataaaataataaaaaaaattatataggtGTAATCGGGGAAGCACTAAGTTTGACAGGCAAATGGCAGAAAAGTTTTGATGTATTGACTGCATGTCCATTTTTCAAAAAGTAAACATTTTCCATTATTGCTTGGAGACCCATTATTCCTGAGATGGAAGGagggaataaataaataaataaaataatgggCAAAATACTATAATAAGCCAACATCAATCCAAATTTACATATATGAGCCAAAATGAAAATCGATACAGCAATGAGCCAGATCATATtttaatgtaattcgaaccaggctagtTCGAACTTCATCCTCAAATAAATCAAACCAGAGCAGTTCGAATtacaaacaaaaaattcaaagtaaatcgaaccagcctggttcgaactaGGAatgcaagtaattcgaaccacgcCAGTTCGAATTATTGGTAAATGAGGtcatcaagtaattcgaaccagcctggttcgaattacacttaAGCTTGTTtgttagtaattcgaaccaccctgattcgaattactagtaattgggctatataaggagttcaaATCAGCCTCATTCGAACCATTCTCACCTTCCCCTGCCCCACCAAATCTCAGAaaaaacgacccagattctctccaagaaagacctgaacggaatactctgctcatgggggacgatccggcacgGTTATATCGCTTGGACGGAGTCGCCCATATAGCTGGGGTCATCAACGAAGAGGTTAGTACGGAAATAACTTTGTTTTACCGGTACATGTGAGTTAGTGTTTTGGCATGCGGGTTAGATGTTGGTTTAGTCGGTGGTTTattttagtggtttatgttagtgattTCTGTtaatggtttatgttagtggtttttgttagtggtttatgttggtggtttatcttagtggtttatcttagtggtttatgttagtggtttatcttagtggtttatgtatgtggtttatgtaagtggtttacgttaacggtttatgttagtggtttatgttagtggtttatgtaagCGGTTTAGTTGTGGTTTTATAATGTTAGATCTTTCATGTCAGTTGTCTATGCTGGCTACTAATTTTAGTTGTTTATGCAAATGGTTCTCGTTCTTGGATTTTTAAGCGGCTATACATAGTAAGATTTTTTGGTTTATCAATTATCGTGTTGATTATGTTTGTAACCGGTAATTAAGTTGGTTCTAATAATGCGGTTCATTTCTTCCGCAGCCTCagcgatgcatcaggagcatgcggTGGCAGCAGGGCATGGTACTGgatgacagatacgttccgtACCTGCAGATGGCTGGTCTTtaccatcttgcaaggctgaacgatagatggttccggTTGGACGAGGCCCTTGTCAGTGCGTTTGTCGAGcgatggcgtccggagacgcacacgtttcatatgccgttcggagagtgcacgatcacactccaggacgtggcataccagctggGTTTGCCAGTGGACGGGCGTTACGTCAGTGGCTGCCTATCAGAGTTCCATATATACATCGAGGGTGGCCGTCCAGCCTGGGTTTGGTTCGAGGAGTTGCTTGGAGTGGTACCTCCTCCTagccaggttcagaagtacgcggtcaactgcagctggtttcaggagacGTTTGGTGAGTGCCCGGAGGGAGCTGATGAAGATACTGTGCGTCGTTATGcccgtgcgtacatcatgatgttgttgggcacgcAGCTTTTTGCGGACAAGTTGGGCAACCGCgttcacatcagatggcttccgTTTGTAGCTAGGCTGGAGGAGATGGGGACCTACAGCTGGGGTTCTGCAGCACtggcatggttgtaccggtgcatgtgccgagtggcgaACAGAAACGTTATCAAGCTAGCGGGCCCACTTCAGCTACTTCAGTCATGGATTTTCTGGCGATTTCCTCGCTTTAGGCCTGCAGGATTTGAGACGTTCAGCTGGCCATTGGCCTCGAGGTACTGTACTAAGCTTTGTCTATTACAATTCACTACACATAACCacgtgttcattcataatgtaTTGGATACCCTAAGCATACCTATAAGTAGCTGTAACACATGTGCATGAtgcaggtggtcaggttacaTCCCTTCCAGTAGCGAGAAAGGTCCTATAGTTCAGATGTGGAGGCTCTGGATAGACCGGTTGCAGGATAGAGAGGTCAGTATGTTActtaataagttttttttatttaatcacgATTTACTAGTTGGGATCACGAGTTGGCCTGACATTGTATCGTTCTGGGTGCAGTTTATCTGGATGCCGTACAGCAGCCCCGACGTACTTCAGGTCGTGCATCCCGAGGTTTTGGAGCCTCGGCATATGGTGCTGTGGCGGTCTGTTACATCGCTTATCTACTTTGCcgtcatagagtggcatcagatcGATAGGGTTCTTCCGCAGTTTGGAGGGGTGCAGCCCCGTCCAGACgccgccctgaacatcgacttttTGATGTCGAAGGACGGCAGAGGCGGCGATCGATGGTTCCCGTCCCACTTGCAGAAGTGGCATCAATATTGGGACTCCCGTACGGATAGCGTGCTGAGGTTTGATGTTGTTGCTAACCCTGGTCCCTCGCATCAGT contains:
- the LOC112770381 gene encoding protein MAIN-LIKE 1-like, which encodes MRRQHGMSLDDRIVSYFQMAGLYYLARLNETWFRLDEPLVSAFMERWHLEMHTFHMSFGERTITVQDVACQLWLPIDGQYVSGYLMDFERHIEGGSPAWAWFKELLGVLPLANCIDKFRVKCTWMQETFSELS